From the genome of Psychroserpens ponticola, one region includes:
- a CDS encoding DUF2911 domain-containing protein, with protein sequence MKLRILFTLLLCALLFTSCKQDKKETKIIPEQSQTETTSKPSKKILSPHTSTMAMIGDAHIHIDYSSPGVRDRIIFGGLLAYNQVWQAGAHNATWLETNKDLTIEGKEFKAGKYGFFVIPNEEEWTIIFNTNWDQHGKDEYDEKDDVLQFKVTPKISEEVQEHLEYKIIKTSDVSGTMSLSWEKVVVEFPFEVN encoded by the coding sequence ATGAAACTACGAATTCTTTTTACTCTATTGTTATGCGCTCTTCTTTTTACGTCTTGTAAGCAAGATAAAAAAGAAACCAAAATAATTCCAGAGCAATCACAAACTGAAACTACATCAAAGCCGTCAAAGAAAATATTAAGTCCACATACTTCAACTATGGCAATGATAGGTGATGCTCATATTCATATCGACTATTCATCACCTGGAGTTAGAGATAGAATAATATTTGGTGGATTGTTGGCTTACAATCAGGTGTGGCAAGCTGGCGCACATAATGCAACTTGGTTAGAAACCAATAAAGATTTAACCATTGAAGGAAAAGAGTTCAAAGCTGGCAAATACGGATTTTTTGTAATTCCTAATGAGGAAGAATGGACAATCATTTTCAATACCAATTGGGATCAACACGGGAAAGATGAATATGACGAGAAAGATGATGTATTGCAATTTAAAGTAACCCCTAAAATTTCCGAAGAAGTTCAGGAACATTTAGAATATAAGATAATAAAGACTTCCGATGTATCAGGTACAATGAGTTTGAGTTGGGAGAAGGTTGTTGTTGAATTTCCATTTGAAGTAAATTAA
- a CDS encoding TolC family protein, with protein MRYIILIGLVFFAFAEVNAQDLASYIQEAEKNNPEIQAFELRYNIAEEKVNEVNTFPNTEVSAGYFVSEPETRTGAQRARFSVKQMLPWFGTITARENYASSVAETQYMDITIAKRKLALSVSQSYYKLYAIRAKQLVLDENIELLETYERLALTSLEVGKASAVDVLRLQIRQNELVQQKEVLEQDYLAEQAVFNNLLNRDENIAVVVVNQMIVPEEDVLVLTDNLQLNPELIKYDKLYESIEEAELLNQKESAPNIGFGLDYVPVSERPDMSFIDNGKDIVMPMVSISIPIFNNKYKSITKQNELKQLEINSQKEDRLNKLETLLAQAQYNRNSTRIMFNVQTDNLKQANDAEEILIKNYETGTIDFNDVLDVQELQLKFQINLIESTKGYYLESALINYLVNK; from the coding sequence ATGAGATATATAATTTTAATAGGACTTGTTTTTTTCGCTTTCGCGGAAGTAAATGCACAAGATTTAGCATCCTATATTCAGGAAGCAGAAAAGAACAATCCTGAAATTCAAGCTTTTGAATTACGCTATAATATAGCTGAAGAAAAGGTAAACGAGGTAAACACATTCCCTAATACAGAAGTAAGCGCAGGTTATTTTGTAAGTGAACCCGAAACACGAACAGGAGCACAACGTGCACGGTTTTCTGTAAAACAAATGTTGCCTTGGTTTGGCACCATCACAGCTAGAGAGAACTATGCAAGTTCTGTTGCGGAAACTCAATATATGGACATAACAATTGCTAAAAGAAAACTGGCACTATCGGTATCACAGTCCTATTATAAACTGTATGCCATACGGGCGAAACAGCTTGTTCTAGATGAAAACATTGAGCTCTTGGAAACCTATGAACGCCTTGCATTAACCTCATTAGAGGTTGGCAAAGCATCTGCGGTTGATGTGCTTCGGCTTCAGATTAGACAGAACGAATTGGTTCAGCAAAAAGAAGTGTTAGAACAAGATTATTTGGCGGAGCAAGCGGTATTCAATAATCTCTTAAATCGTGATGAAAATATTGCTGTAGTGGTAGTAAATCAAATGATAGTTCCAGAAGAGGACGTGCTTGTTTTGACTGACAACCTTCAGCTTAATCCAGAACTTATTAAGTACGATAAATTATATGAATCTATTGAAGAAGCCGAATTATTGAACCAAAAAGAGAGTGCCCCCAATATTGGTTTTGGTTTGGATTATGTGCCTGTGTCAGAACGTCCAGATATGAGTTTCATTGATAATGGAAAAGACATTGTAATGCCTATGGTTTCAATTTCTATCCCAATTTTTAATAATAAATATAAGTCTATCACAAAACAAAATGAGCTAAAACAATTAGAAATAAATTCTCAAAAGGAAGATAGGTTAAACAAACTTGAAACACTCTTGGCACAAGCTCAATACAATCGAAATTCAACTAGGATTATGTTTAATGTTCAGACCGATAATTTAAAGCAGGCTAACGATGCAGAAGAGATTCTTATTAAGAATTATGAGACTGGTACTATTGATTTTAATGATGTGCTGGATGTGCAAGAGTTACAACTCAAATTTCAAATCAATTTAATAGAATCCACTAAAGGATACTATCTCGAGTCTGCTTTAATAAATTATTTAGTAAATAAATAA
- a CDS encoding DUF302 domain-containing protein, with product MNYYFNKTINGTFEEVIEKVTQGLKEEGFGILTEIDVTKTLKKKLDIDFKKYRILGACNPPYAHKALQAEDKIGTMLPCNVIVQEIEAGVIEVAAVNPMASMQAVENEKLNDVASEITAMLKNVIEKL from the coding sequence ATGAACTATTATTTTAATAAGACAATCAATGGAACTTTTGAAGAGGTCATCGAGAAAGTGACACAAGGATTAAAGGAAGAAGGTTTTGGAATCCTTACAGAAATTGATGTAACAAAAACCCTAAAGAAAAAACTGGATATAGACTTTAAAAAGTATAGGATACTTGGGGCTTGCAATCCGCCTTATGCACATAAAGCTTTGCAAGCGGAAGATAAAATTGGAACGATGTTGCCCTGCAATGTCATAGTACAGGAAATTGAAGCTGGCGTCATCGAAGTTGCAGCTGTAAACCCAATGGCATCAATGCAGGCTGTGGAAAACGAAAAATTGAATGATGTTGCTAGTGAAATAACAGCAATGCTGAAAAACGTCATTGAAAAATTATAA
- a CDS encoding heme-binding domain-containing protein, translating into MKVVKIIALVLLIALVGIQFIPTTRNQSDTVPSTDFMLVNNVPETIQKKIQVSCYDCHSNNTQYPWYNRIQPVAWFLEDHIKEGKTELNFNEWDSLSSRRKKSKLRSIIKQIESDEMPLDSYTLIHKDAKFSEAETKEIINWVTKLKDSL; encoded by the coding sequence ATGAAGGTAGTAAAGATCATAGCATTGGTTTTATTGATAGCGTTAGTTGGAATTCAGTTTATTCCCACAACACGCAACCAAAGTGATACTGTTCCTTCTACCGATTTTATGCTGGTTAATAATGTTCCAGAAACTATTCAAAAAAAGATACAGGTATCCTGCTATGATTGCCACAGTAATAACACCCAATATCCTTGGTATAATAGGATTCAACCCGTTGCTTGGTTTTTAGAAGATCATATTAAAGAAGGAAAAACTGAACTCAACTTCAACGAATGGGATTCTTTATCCAGTCGAAGAAAGAAAAGCAAGTTACGGTCTATTATCAAACAGATTGAAAGTGATGAAATGCCTTTGGACTCTTACACCTTGATTCATAAAGATGCAAAGTTTTCAGAAGCAGAAACAAAAGAAATAATCAATTGGGTCACAAAATTAAAAGACAGTTTATAA
- a CDS encoding DUF3347 domain-containing protein: MKKSKLSIGIIAIALVSFTVTSCKDNKQDEKSAKEDHSEMNHDNTDGHHDGNKKEMAMGGEGNSQTILNDYFNLKDALVSDDNAKAKDLGATLATSLENLDVSSNFSDTQKADLKDIIEDAVEHAEHISESDIAHQREHFKILSKDVTDMVAITGTEDTLYEQFCPMYDGGSAWLSMSKDVKNPYYGSKMLKCGKVQKEIN, translated from the coding sequence ATGAAAAAATCAAAATTATCAATAGGGATTATAGCAATAGCACTTGTAAGCTTTACAGTGACATCTTGCAAAGACAATAAACAAGATGAGAAAAGTGCAAAAGAAGACCATTCAGAAATGAACCACGATAATACCGATGGTCATCACGATGGCAATAAAAAAGAAATGGCGATGGGTGGAGAGGGTAATTCCCAAACCATTTTAAATGACTACTTCAATCTTAAAGATGCTCTAGTATCAGATGATAATGCTAAGGCCAAAGACCTTGGTGCAACTCTAGCAACGAGTTTAGAGAATCTTGATGTTTCATCAAATTTTTCAGATACACAAAAAGCCGATTTAAAGGATATTATTGAAGATGCAGTAGAGCACGCAGAGCATATTTCTGAAAGTGATATAGCCCACCAACGTGAGCATTTCAAAATATTGAGTAAAGATGTAACTGATATGGTTGCTATTACAGGAACAGAAGACACTTTATATGAACAGTTTTGCCCAATGTATGATGGCGGAAGCGCTTGGCTAAGTATGAGTAAAGATGTTAAAAACCCTTACTATGGAAGCAAAATGTTGAAATGTGGTAAGGTGCAAAAAGAGATTAACTAA
- a CDS encoding DUF3347 domain-containing protein yields MKNLKMSIAAMLLLAVSFTYAQDGHNHDHSKMEHSKMKKNNDAKAEVILTDYFNLKDALVADDAKKAAEAGSKLVNSFKAFDKTAYTGEEQMELVEIIEDAMEHAEHIAKSELDHQREHFKTLSKDITDMIAITGTENTLYQQFCPMYDKGSAWLSISDEVRNPYYGNKMLKCGKVQKEITN; encoded by the coding sequence ATGAAAAACTTAAAAATGAGTATAGCAGCAATGCTATTGTTAGCAGTATCTTTTACTTATGCACAAGATGGACATAATCATGATCATAGTAAAATGGAACATAGTAAAATGAAGAAAAATAATGATGCTAAAGCAGAAGTAATCCTTACCGATTACTTCAATTTAAAAGACGCATTAGTAGCAGATGATGCAAAAAAAGCAGCTGAAGCTGGTTCTAAATTAGTAAACTCTTTTAAAGCCTTTGATAAAACTGCCTATACAGGTGAAGAACAAATGGAGCTTGTCGAAATTATTGAAGATGCAATGGAACACGCAGAGCATATTGCAAAAAGTGAACTCGATCATCAAAGAGAGCATTTCAAAACATTAAGCAAAGACATAACTGACATGATTGCTATTACAGGAACTGAAAACACACTCTACCAACAGTTTTGTCCAATGTACGATAAAGGTAGTGCTTGGTTAAGTATAAGTGATGAAGTAAGAAATCCATACTATGGTAACAAAATGCTTAAATGTGGAAAAGTGCAAAAGGAGATTACCAATTAG
- a CDS encoding PepSY domain-containing protein — protein MVKRKTAIKIRKAHRYLGFFLGIQFLMWTISGMYFSWTDIDEIHGDQFKKEITEQTAFNNLIATSELENEQSIKSLELLEIDNKPYYWINEATLYNALTGEKKGELTEQEAIKVAERYMLADLEFDKIQRIETVGDHHEYRGRPLPAYEISYKTDENLKAYVAIENGAFQTVRHRDWRWFDFLWMTHTMDYQGRDNFNTIVLRAFSLLGLITVLSGFLLWYTSSPTVRKINKKTKTKK, from the coding sequence ATGGTAAAAAGAAAGACAGCAATAAAAATTAGAAAAGCACATCGTTATTTGGGCTTCTTTTTAGGTATTCAATTTTTGATGTGGACTATTAGTGGAATGTATTTCAGTTGGACGGATATTGATGAGATTCACGGTGACCAATTTAAAAAAGAAATTACAGAACAAACAGCATTTAATAACTTGATTGCTACATCTGAGTTAGAAAATGAGCAAAGCATTAAATCTTTAGAGCTATTAGAAATTGATAACAAACCTTATTATTGGATTAATGAAGCAACACTTTATAATGCACTTACAGGAGAAAAGAAAGGTGAACTTACAGAACAGGAAGCAATTAAAGTAGCAGAGCGCTATATGTTGGCTGATCTAGAATTTGATAAAATACAAAGGATTGAAACTGTAGGCGATCATCACGAGTATCGCGGAAGACCATTGCCAGCTTATGAGATTTCATATAAAACTGATGAAAATCTTAAGGCTTATGTGGCAATTGAAAATGGAGCTTTTCAAACAGTACGTCATCGAGATTGGCGCTGGTTTGACTTTCTCTGGATGACGCATACGATGGATTATCAAGGGCGAGACAATTTTAATACAATAGTTCTAAGAGCTTTTTCACTTTTAGGATTAATAACAGTACTCAGCGGGTTTTTACTTTGGTATACAAGTTCGCCTACTGTTAGAAAAATAAATAAAAAGACAAAAACTAAAAAATAA
- a CDS encoding YybH family protein has protein sequence MNTLKTTTLIMILFVTVTNGQTKKNSTSDYEAVLTVMKAYKDALQNLTIEGTFELFTEDSKVFESGGVEGTYAHYIEHHLGPELGHFKNFTFSDYEIDVQVDGIYAFTTETYVYTIVLKPNEEGESRTIAKKGVATSILKKIDEKWKIIKTHSSSRNKK, from the coding sequence ATGAATACCCTAAAAACAACAACACTAATAATGATTCTTTTTGTAACGGTCACAAATGGGCAAACTAAAAAAAACAGTACTAGCGATTATGAAGCAGTATTAACAGTAATGAAAGCCTACAAAGATGCATTACAAAACTTAACGATCGAGGGAACATTTGAATTGTTCACAGAAGATTCCAAGGTGTTTGAATCAGGAGGTGTAGAAGGCACCTATGCACATTACATAGAGCATCATTTAGGCCCAGAATTGGGACACTTTAAAAACTTTACATTTTCAGATTATGAAATCGATGTTCAGGTTGATGGCATTTATGCGTTTACAACAGAAACGTATGTTTATACCATTGTATTAAAACCCAATGAGGAAGGTGAAAGTAGAACTATAGCTAAGAAAGGAGTGGCAACTTCCATTCTAAAGAAAATAGATGAAAAATGGAAAATCATTAAAACACATTCTTCTTCAAGAAATAAAAAATAA
- a CDS encoding multicopper oxidase domain-containing protein, protein MKTINTILLLLLAPYTFAQVGTNGEDRNEEGRIIKEYNLTIEKNEMTLGGVTANAMTINGSIPGPVLEFNEGDLAIINVTNKMDQETSVHWHGLILPNFYDGVPYLTTPPIKPGTTFQYRIPINQSGTYWYHSHTMLQEQKGVYGSIVIQPEEKTLGYDKDLVVVLSDWTNEKPMNILRNLKRGNEWYQVKKGTAVPLSRVISEGAFGAQLKFWRDRMEGADIADIYYPAFLSNGKKLAEYPEFTAGEKVRLRFINASASTYYWMDFGGGNPMLVSSDGVDVQPVSKSRFLFGIAETYDVIITIPEGTIEITATAQDGSGHTSIQLGNGTLYPAKRIDRPDKVAMMKQMATMDMKMGAPAMVGNKKKNTPEVLMQKYGMKMNMKDGEMKMGMNDKMSMKDGKMNDQMDMKMDDTMGMKKDSMSMSHNGASNKMEGHMHNMPMMQKDSTSFDYEERKTYFNYDFLEAKEKTEFRADLPVNELLLNLTGNMNRYVWSMNGVPLSETDKINIKGGEVTRITLNNLTMMHHPMHLHGHYFRVINENGERSPLKHTVNVPPMQKVIIEFYNEEYGDWFFHCHVLYHMMGGMARVFSYDTPRDERMEDYPVQKLIDETDHYYSWGLARAGSNFNELFLTSSNIRNEFGLRTEFDYDQNLEAEISYNRYLNDWVRVYAGVNTETSTPDSYDTFNTVGLVGVKYFTPYRFNVDVSMDHQLRPRIRLDRELLIFPRIFLEGEYEYRADFGWVNDLENNKSFESETQWLVGVAYILSRNFSIQANYNNRYGLGGGLLARF, encoded by the coding sequence ATGAAAACAATTAATACAATTCTTCTATTATTATTGGCCCCATACACATTTGCCCAAGTAGGGACAAACGGTGAGGACAGAAACGAAGAAGGACGAATAATAAAGGAATACAACCTTACTATAGAGAAAAATGAAATGACACTTGGTGGTGTTACTGCCAATGCAATGACCATCAATGGTAGTATTCCTGGACCTGTTTTGGAATTTAATGAAGGAGACCTTGCCATAATAAATGTTACCAATAAAATGGATCAAGAAACTTCAGTGCATTGGCACGGATTGATACTTCCCAACTTTTACGATGGCGTTCCCTATTTAACCACACCACCAATAAAGCCTGGCACAACATTTCAGTACAGAATTCCAATCAATCAATCGGGAACATATTGGTACCATTCCCACACAATGCTACAAGAACAAAAAGGTGTTTATGGGTCTATTGTCATTCAACCAGAAGAAAAAACATTGGGATATGATAAAGATTTAGTCGTGGTATTGTCAGATTGGACCAATGAAAAACCAATGAATATATTACGAAACCTTAAAAGAGGTAACGAGTGGTATCAAGTTAAAAAAGGTACAGCAGTGCCATTAAGTAGAGTCATTTCAGAAGGTGCATTTGGTGCTCAACTTAAATTTTGGAGAGACCGTATGGAAGGAGCTGATATTGCTGACATTTATTACCCCGCATTTTTGTCCAACGGTAAAAAACTGGCAGAGTATCCAGAATTTACGGCTGGCGAAAAAGTAAGGCTTCGCTTTATCAACGCATCGGCTTCTACCTATTATTGGATGGACTTTGGCGGAGGTAACCCAATGTTGGTTTCCAGTGATGGTGTTGATGTGCAACCCGTTTCCAAAAGCAGATTTCTCTTTGGCATAGCCGAAACGTATGATGTAATTATCACTATTCCGGAAGGAACCATAGAAATTACCGCAACCGCTCAAGATGGTTCAGGTCATACCTCTATACAGTTAGGTAATGGCACTCTTTACCCAGCCAAAAGAATTGATAGACCTGATAAGGTAGCGATGATGAAGCAAATGGCAACAATGGATATGAAAATGGGAGCACCTGCAATGGTTGGAAACAAGAAGAAGAATACACCCGAAGTTTTAATGCAGAAGTATGGAATGAAGATGAATATGAAGGACGGCGAGATGAAAATGGGGATGAACGATAAGATGTCGATGAAAGATGGCAAAATGAATGACCAAATGGATATGAAGATGGATGATACAATGGGAATGAAAAAAGACTCGATGTCAATGAGCCATAATGGAGCATCAAATAAAATGGAAGGTCATATGCACAATATGCCAATGATGCAGAAGGATTCTACTTCTTTTGATTATGAAGAGCGAAAGACCTACTTCAACTATGATTTTTTAGAGGCAAAAGAAAAAACCGAATTTAGGGCAGATTTACCGGTAAATGAACTGCTACTTAACCTAACAGGCAATATGAATCGCTATGTGTGGAGTATGAATGGTGTGCCATTATCAGAAACCGATAAGATAAATATAAAAGGAGGCGAGGTAACCAGAATTACGTTGAATAACTTAACTATGATGCACCATCCAATGCACTTGCACGGTCATTACTTCAGGGTCATCAACGAAAATGGCGAACGCTCACCATTAAAGCATACAGTGAACGTACCACCAATGCAGAAAGTTATTATTGAATTTTATAACGAAGAGTATGGCGATTGGTTCTTTCATTGTCACGTATTGTACCATATGATGGGTGGTATGGCAAGAGTGTTTAGTTACGATACCCCAAGGGATGAAAGAATGGAAGATTACCCAGTTCAGAAACTTATCGATGAGACAGACCATTATTATTCGTGGGGATTGGCTCGTGCAGGTTCAAATTTTAATGAACTCTTTTTAACGTCGAGCAATATCCGAAATGAATTTGGTTTGAGAACAGAGTTCGATTACGACCAAAATCTTGAAGCCGAAATAAGTTATAATAGGTATCTGAACGATTGGGTACGTGTTTATGCAGGAGTAAATACCGAAACGTCAACACCAGATTCTTACGATACATTTAATACCGTAGGATTGGTTGGTGTAAAATATTTTACACCTTATAGATTTAATGTAGATGTGAGTATGGACCATCAGCTACGCCCAAGAATACGTTTGGACAGAGAATTATTGATTTTTCCAAGAATTTTTCTGGAAGGCGAATACGAATACAGAGCAGATTTTGGATGGGTCAATGATTTAGAGAATAACAAATCATTTGAAAGTGAAACACAATGGTTAGTAGGGGTTGCATACATTCTTTCGCGTAATTTTTCAATCCAAGCTAACTACAATAACCGATATGGATTGGGTGGTGGACTATTAGCAAGATTTTAA